The Podospora bellae-mahoneyi strain CBS 112042 chromosome 7, whole genome shotgun sequence genome includes a window with the following:
- a CDS encoding hypothetical protein (EggNog:ENOG503NW1Z; COG:D) yields MPPSYPPNFPATSAAHQQPPQLSSSRRRPRVDSHSDPDTNDNTTRTAASNNLGKRPRGEYTFSPSAQLPTPHQQDPFQPTMSAKAQGKRPEVIDLTQNSSPGRPSNSSYGGGGGGRPGGITGLQPHLGPRKLVIKNLRQTTSTQRAGADEYYTRTRADLDNALDAIFAGRPTGEPMELLYRGVEDLCRKGEAESLYSRLKDRCDQWLTSDDGIGQLRKEVTANTTHFNVIEVTAAVMGVYRRWNARMLIVRKVYSYLDRSYLLLQSTIGKEDKGRQGVNDMAISLFRKAAFGPRSATKALPLGVMVLRGMITLIMQEREDQEREQIPGGLDRVQLLKDSVTMLKVFGVYGKFFEPWFLEHSYEFYKEFAEQKSESCGLRDYIKHIDALLKREEHMCDFYGFDSTTKRQLLQDAHEVLITKYSEKLLDTGSVAKLLEAEDVPSMKALYQLLKLSGLQNKLKEPWDSYIRKTGSAIVTDTARGDEMVIRLLELRRSLYVMVRDAFDQDEVYSYGLRESFGGFMNDSKSTSAWGTGTSKVGEMIAKYIDMLLRGGLKTLPKSLLSDNKDKAIAERSGLAAAGDEDSELDTQLGHALELFKFIDGKDTFEAFYKKDLGRRLLLGRSASQDAERSMITKLKGECGANFTHNLEQMFKDQELSRDEMTSYKTWLAGTGKATKGGVDLTVKVLSHSAWPTYNDVKVTLPKEVLEQTTSFETYYQAKHTGRKLTWKHNMSHCIIKARFDRGPKELSLSAQQGSVLMLFNDVPDDTPLSYSQISQSTSLTGAELDRTLQSLACGKSRVLSKAPKGRDVYPTDTFTVNRAFADPKFRVKINQIQLKETREENKETHEKVARDRQLETQAAIVRIMKSRKTMGHAQLVAEVINQTKARGAVDPGEIKANIEKLIDKDYIEREEGNYVYLA; encoded by the exons ATGCCTCCCTCTTATCCTCCAAACTTCCCAGCGACCTCCGCGGcgcaccaacaaccaccacaactaTCCTCCTCCCGAAGACGACCCCGCGTCGACTCCCACTCGGACCccgacaccaacgacaacaccacccgcaccgccgccagcaacaacTTAGGCAAACGCCCCCGAGGCGAATACACCTTCTCCCCGTCCGCCcaactccccaccccccatcaacaagaCCCATTCCAGCCCACCATGTCAGCCAAAGCCCAAGGCAAGCGGCCCGAAGTCATAGACCTCACACAAAACTCCAGCCCCGGCCGGCCATCCAACAGCAGttacggcggcggcggcggcggtcgACCAGGTGGCATCACAGGCCTACAACCCCATCTCGGTCCCCGAAAATTAGTAATCAAGAACCTGCGCCAGACGACATCGACGCAAAGGGCCGGCGCGGACGAATACTACACCCGAACTCGAGCTGATTTGGATAATGCCCTGGACGCTATCTTTGCCGGCCGCCCTACAGGCGAGCCTATGGAGCTGCTGTACagaggggtggaggatcTGTGTCGGAAGGGCGAGGCGGAGAGCCTGTACAGCCGACTGAAGGATCGATGTGACCAATGGCTTACCTCGGATGATGGCATTGGGCagttgaggaaggaggtcACTGCCAATACCACGCATTTTAATGTAATTGAAGTTACGGCGGCGGTTATGGGGGTGTATCGGAGGTGGAATGCCAGGATGTTGATTGTGAGGAAGGTGTACTCGTACCTGGACAGGAGTTACCTGCTATTGCAGTCTACGATTGggaaggaggacaagggGAGGCAGGGGGTGAATGATATGGCGATTAGTTTGTTCAGGAAAGCCGCGTTTGGGCCGAGGAGTGCGACAAAGGCATTGCCGCTTGGGGTGATGGTTCTCAGGGGAATGATTACGCTCATAatgcaggagagggaggaccaggagagggagcagaTCCCGGGCGGATTGGATAGGGTGCAACTGCTGAAGGACTCGGTCACGATGCTGAAGGTGTTTGGGGTCTATGGCAAGTTCTTCGAGCCTTGGTTTTTGGAGCATTCATACGAGTTTTACAAAGAATTCGCCGAGCAGAAGAGTGAAAGCTGTGGGTTGAGGGATTACATCAAGCACATCGATGCGCTGCtcaagagggaggagcacATGTGCGACTTTTACGGGTTTGACAGCACGACGAAACGACAGCTGCTGCAGGACGCGCATGAGGTTCTCATCACGAAGTATTCGGAGAAGCTGCTTGACACTGGGAGCGTGGCTAAGCTCCTCGAGGCTGAGGACGTGCCTTCTATGAAGGCGCTCTATCAGCTGCTCAAGCTGTCCGGCTTGCAGAATAAGCTCAAAGAGCCGTGGGACAGCTACATCAGAAAGACTGGCTCAGCGATTGTCACTGACACGGCGAGGGGCGACGAAATGGTCATTCGCCTCTTGGAACTGCGGCGGTCGCTGTACGTCATGGTCCGGGATGCTTTCGACCAGGACGAAGTTTACAGTTACGGCCTCCGGGAATCCTTTGGCGGCTTCATGAACGACTCTAAGAGTACTTCGGCTTGGGGGACAGGTACTTCCAAGGTTGGCGAGATGATCGCCAAATACATTGACATGTTGCTGCGTGGTGGCCTCAAGACTCTTCCCAAGTCCTTGCTGTCagacaacaaggacaaggccatCGCTGAAAGAAGCGGCCTCGCCGCCGCAGGTGACGAAGACTCTGAACTGGACACACAGTTGGGTCATGCTCTCGAGCTGTTCAAGTTCATCGACGGCAAGGACACGTTTGAAGCCTTCTACAAGAAAGACCTGGGCCGCCGGTTACTCCTGGGTCGCAGCGCCAGCCAAGATGCGGAACGGAGCATGATCACCAAACTTAAAGGCGAGTGCGGTGCTAACTTTACGCACAACCTTGAGCAAATGTTCAAGGACCAGGAGCTTTCCAGGGACGAGATGACGTCCTACAAGACCTGGCTGGCGGGCACAGGCAAAGCCACaaagggtggtgttgaccTCACTGTCAAGGTCTTGTCTCACTCTGCCTGGCCAACGTACAACGACGTCAAAGTCACGCTGCCcaaggaggtgttggagcaAACCACCAGTTTTGAAACGTACTACCAAGCAAAGCACACTGGGCGTAAACTCACCTGGAAGCACAACATGTCTCACTGCATCATCAAAGCCCGCTTCGATCGCGGGCCAAAGGAGCTTTCGCTTTCTGCCCAGCAAGGTTCGGTCCTGATGCTCTTCAACGACGTCCCCGACGACACCCCCTTGTCATACAGCCAAATCTCCCAATCGACCTCTCTGACGGGCGCTGAACTCGATCGAACCCTCCAGTCCCTCGCCTGTGGCAAGTCGAGGGTCTTGTCCAAGGCTCCcaaggggagggatgttTACCCTACTGATACCTTCACCGTCAACAGGGCGTTTGCCGATCCCAAGTTCAGGGTCAAGATCAATCAGATTCAGCTCAAGGAGACAAGGGAGGAGAATAAGGAGACGCATGAGAAGGTGGCGAGGGACAGGCAGCTGGAGACGCAGGCGGCGATTGTGAGGATCATGAAGAGCAGGAAGACGATGGGGCATGCACAGCTTGTGGCCGAGGTTATCAACCAGACCAAGGCCAGGGGGGCGGTGGATCCGGGGGAGATTAAGGCGAATATTGAAAA GTTGATTGATAAGGATTATattgagagggaggaggggaattATGTGTATTTGGCGTAA
- a CDS encoding hypothetical protein (EggNog:ENOG503P1X3; COG:S) has product MAGQIVTRSSGWARRSQTSWTNILTLFACLACHALASTPDAPEPVETLIIDTRSPYKTDNGWVMLSPRDAEDWKQWKKRQNNKDDDEDEKSSSSAKPSVTTTFAIVAGKPTQSSTTSSETAPSALPTHLDSLASGFKEGSNGDPNACPKFINWFLNTPEFKECYPLSMLLDHSKSFFDAQRSPVTITRTLDATCAANATRCSQYFAQLAQNFTSTENCGNDYTWGTPAIVNTYKAMVAYAPIYSVGCLRDEKTSAYCFANAVGNTTSRGNTYLYTLLPFNKSLPGSSVTTCDECTRQTMNIYQASTADRRQQISLTYEGAAKQINLVCGPGFVQETLAPEAVRSWAGRKGRVVEWTGFGVVMGVLVWLI; this is encoded by the exons ATGGCCGGACAGATAGTAACCAGATCCTCGGGTTGGGCCCGCCGATCACAAACTTCATGGACCAACATCCTGACCCTCTTCGCTTGCTTGGCCTGTCACGCCTTGGCCTCCACACCAGATGCCCCTGAGCCTGTCGAGACATTGATAATCGACACCAGAAGTCCATACAAGACAGACAATGGGTGGGTGATGCTTTCACCAAGAGACGCGGAAGACTGGAAGCAGTGGAAGAAGCGTCAGAACAAcaaggacgacgacgaggacgagaaaTCAAGCTCATCAGCCAAGCCATCAGTAACAACAACATTCGCCATCGTTGCTGGAAAGCCCACACAAAGCAGCACTACATCTTCCGAGACCGCCCCAAGCGCCCTGCCAACACATCTCGACAGCTTGGCCTCTGGGTTCAAGGAAGGATCCAACGGTGATCCCAACGCATGCCCCAAATTCATCAACTGGTTCCTTAACACCCCTGAGTTCAAGGAGTGCTACCCCCTCTCCATGCTCCTCGAT CACTCCAAATCCTTCTTCGACGCCCAGCGCTCCCCGGTAACCATCACCCGCACCCTCGACGCCACCTGCGCAGCCAACGCCACCCGCTGCTCCCAATACTTTGCCCAGCTAGCCCAAAACTTCACCTCGACGGAAAACTGCGGCAATGACTACACCTGGGGCACACCCGCCATCGTCAACACGTACAAGGCCATGGTTGCCTACGCGCCCATTTATAGTGTCGGCTGTTTACGGGATGAGAAGACGTCAGCGTACTGCTTTGCCAATGCTGTgggcaacaccaccagcagggGGAACACTTATTTGtacaccctcctcccgtTCAACAAGAGCTTGCCTGGGAGTAGCGTGACGACGTGTGACGAATGTACGAGGCAGACGATGAATATCTACCAGGCGTCGACGGCGGATAGGAGGCAGCAGATCAGCCTGACGTATGAGGGGGCCGCGAAGCAGATTAATCTTGTTTGCGGGCCGGGGTTTGTGCAGGAGACGCTGGCGCCCGAGGCGGTGAGGAGttgggcggggaggaaggggagggtggtggagtggacggggtttggggttgtgatgggggtgttggtgtggttgatttaa
- the RPL32 gene encoding 60S ribosomal protein L32 (EggNog:ENOG503P2W4; COG:J) has product MVAAKKHVPIVKKRTKRFTRHQSDRFMRVDSAWRKPKGIDNRVRRRFKSNLAMPSIGYGSNKKTRHMMPSGHKAFLVSNVRDVELLLMHNKTYAAEIAHNVSSRKRIEIIARAKQLSVKVTNAKAKVTTEV; this is encoded by the exons ATGGTtgccgccaagaagcacgtCCCGATCGTCAAGAAGC GCACGAAGCGCTTCACCCGCCACCAGAGTGACCGGTTCATGCGGGTGGACTCGGCCTGGCGCAAGCCCAAGGGTATCGACAACAGAGTCCGCAGACGGTTCAAGAGCAACCTTGCTATGCCCTCG ATCGGCTATGGCTCCAACAAGAAGACCCGTCACATGATGCCCTCCGGCCACAAGGCCTTCCTCGTCAGCAACGTCCGTGACgtcgagctcctcctcatgcACAACAAGACCTATGCTGCCGA GATCGCCCACAACGTCTCCTCCAGAAAGCGCATCGAGATCATTGCCAGAGCCAAGCAATTATCCGTCAAGGTCACcaacgccaaggccaaggtcaCCACCGAGGTCTAA
- the XDJ1 gene encoding DnaJ-like protein xdj1 (EggNog:ENOG503NXND; COG:O): protein MDGKEEDVDLYALLGVDKSASPNDIKKAYRKLALLHHPDKVSEDKRVESEAKFKAITQAYEILRDDEKRELYDTHGMAAFDPSRGGGPGGPGMDMNDILSQMFGMGGMGGMPGGGRGMPRRPRRSPDEEQAYKVTLEELYKGKTVKFAAEKQVVCSQCKGSGAKEKVAPNPCEKCRGQGVREILRPFGPGLARQEIIRCDHCEGSGNYYKEKDRCKKCKGKRTVKEKKALELYIDRGSMQGDRIVLQGEADQLPDQTPGDLIFHLVEEPHDVFTRIGHDLSTDLNVTLAEALTGFSRVVVKHLDGRGIHINYPRGKVLRPGQVLKVEGEGMPHKRGEAKGDLYLVVKIEFPKDGWLESDDDHEALKKLLPPPGPPIAADETDDVEFTDDADIEEMGAHQGDPRYSGGEWEEDEDDGEGGPQCATQ from the exons ATGGacggcaaagaagaagatgttgaTCTCTACG CTCTCCTCGGCGTAGACAAGTCTGCCAGCCCAAATGATATCAAGAAGGCCTATCGAAAG TTGGCCCTGCTACACCATCCCGACAAGGTCTCCGAAGACAAGCGTGTCGAGTCCGAGGCCAAGTTCAAGGCCATCACACAAGCCTACGAGATTCTTCGCGATGACGAGAAGCGCGAACTCTACGATACTCATGGCATGGCTGCCTTTGACCCATCAAGAGGCGGCGGCCCGGGCGGTCCGGGCATGGACATGAACGACATCCTTTCCCAGATGTTCGGCATGGGCGGTATGGGTGGCATGCccggtggtggccgtggtaTGCCCAGACGTCCCAGACGCAGCCCCGACGAAGAGCAGGCCTACAAGGTGACACTGGAAGAACTTTATAAGGGGAAGACTGTCAAGTTCGCCGCCGAGAAGCAGGTTGTGTGCAGCCAGTGCAAGGGCAGCGGTGCGAAGGAGAAGGTTGCGCCAAATCCATGCGAGAAGTGCCGCGGTCAGGGTGTCAGAGAGATTCTCCGCCCATTCGGCCCAGGTCTCGCTCGTCAAGAAATTATTCGTTGCGACCACTGCGAGGGCTCGGGCAACTActacaaggagaaggacaggTGCAAGAAGTGCAAGGGCAAGCGGActgtcaaggagaagaaggcgctggAGCTCTACATCGACCGTGGCTCCATGCAAGGAGACCGCATCGTGCTCCAAGGCGAGGCAGACCAATTGCCAGATCAAACCCCCGGCGATTTGATCTTCCACCTTGTCGAGGAGCCCCATGACGTCTTCACCCGTATCGGTCACGATCTCTCGACCGATCTCAATGTCACGCTTGCTGAGGCTCTCACCGGCTTCTCTCGCGTTGTGGTcaagcaccttgatggcagAGGTATTCACATCAACTACCCTCGCGGCAAGGTCCTCCGCCCCGGCCAGGTTCTCAaggtcgagggcgagggcatGCCTCACAAGCGCGGTGAGGCCAAGGGTGATCTGTACCTTGTTGTCAAGATTGAGTTCCCCAAGGACGGCTGGCTCGAGAgtgacgacgaccacgaAGCGCTGAAGAagcttctccctcctccaggaCCCCCTATTGCTGCTGACGAAACTGATGACGTCGAATTCACGGACGATGCGGACATTGAAGAG ATGGGCGCACACCAAGGAGACCCCAGATACAGCggcggggagtgggaggaagacgaggatgacggtGAGGGCGGCCCCCAGTGCGCTACCCAGTAA